In the Chitinophagales bacterium genome, one interval contains:
- a CDS encoding gliding motility-associated C-terminal domain-containing protein → MRRVFLLIFFVCLFAVPDGFGQCNGLPTDCVGTQSYTVDPAPVNGFYNAGTVVTFCYTIQNYNQCNSNWFHTLDLNFGPGWDLSTITPISLPVSCDGIGNWNYYNSVTSTSTGQSFGPCFSYDSPLGFPGNVLDGNPGNNFGDNCASYTWTFCFSIMVSSTSYGQSLSVDATATGDGSAGSWTSNTCPGAAFNISNAFSQACFISATNVVVEPTCLNNDGSISLTVTGNLGPVSFLWSPGGQTTASISGLSAGSYQVTVSDTVNCEAVYSFDLTYDNPVTFTNAIHDAACFGYCDGIATIFAANGAAPYNYSWSGTGNVTSYDSALCAGDYYVTITDANYCERIDTITIGSPAEIQLTPTVKDVSCFGGYDGWATVNATGGSGIYFFNWQPSGQNSDTAKNLVTGTYTVTATDTKGCFADLDVTISSPPKILIAPSVTPVSCYGFSDGAITTSVSQGVAPYQYYWVNSGQVTSAINSLPEGSYSLLVTDDSGCQQLDTFYVSQPDSLTGILAITPPSCPSANDGGVAAVMTGGTTPYAFIWNNNPLMNTPSLVNLAQGYFSVLVTDANNCNVTIAEYVKALPDLVINAGMDVSIELGHSTILNAQVDRFGDFDFQWKPPYNLSDSLSWTTYAYPFQTTEYVVEVTDPASGCVGSDTVTVILLPSGYVLVPSAFTPNNDGLNDLLFPVSGELVEITSFKIFNRWGQVVFSGTAEGWDGTFHGKPEETAAYVYEVHYLIEGRDGQSYTTSGSVMLIR, encoded by the coding sequence ATGCGCAGGGTTTTTTTACTCATCTTTTTTGTTTGCCTGTTCGCTGTGCCTGATGGCTTTGGCCAATGCAATGGCCTGCCAACAGACTGTGTCGGCACACAATCTTATACGGTTGATCCTGCCCCTGTCAATGGATTTTATAATGCGGGAACGGTGGTTACCTTTTGTTATACCATTCAGAATTATAATCAATGCAATTCCAACTGGTTTCATACGCTGGATCTGAATTTCGGACCAGGCTGGGATTTATCCACCATCACACCAATCAGCCTCCCTGTCAGCTGTGATGGAATCGGTAACTGGAATTACTATAATAGCGTAACATCCACCTCTACCGGACAGAGTTTCGGACCTTGCTTCTCTTACGACTCACCACTTGGCTTTCCGGGTAATGTGCTGGATGGAAATCCCGGAAATAATTTCGGCGATAATTGCGCTTCTTATACCTGGACATTTTGCTTTTCCATCATGGTGTCCAGCACATCTTATGGTCAGAGTCTTTCTGTTGATGCCACCGCAACTGGTGATGGTTCAGCAGGTTCATGGACCTCAAATACTTGTCCCGGTGCTGCTTTCAATATATCGAATGCATTTTCTCAGGCATGTTTTATCTCAGCTACCAATGTTGTGGTGGAGCCAACCTGTTTAAATAATGATGGTTCCATTTCATTAACGGTAACCGGAAATTTGGGTCCTGTTTCTTTTCTCTGGTCACCCGGCGGACAAACCACTGCTTCCATCAGTGGATTATCTGCAGGATCATACCAGGTGACCGTGTCAGATACGGTGAATTGTGAGGCCGTTTACAGCTTCGACCTTACCTATGATAATCCTGTTACATTTACAAATGCCATCCATGATGCCGCCTGCTTTGGCTATTGCGATGGTATTGCCACCATATTCGCAGCTAACGGTGCGGCTCCTTACAATTATAGCTGGTCAGGCACAGGTAATGTGACTTCCTATGACAGCGCGCTTTGCGCAGGCGACTATTATGTTACTATTACCGATGCCAACTATTGTGAACGCATTGATACAATTACTATAGGTTCACCGGCAGAAATTCAGCTCACCCCAACGGTTAAGGATGTTTCATGTTTTGGCGGTTATGATGGTTGGGCTACGGTGAATGCTACGGGAGGCTCCGGCATTTATTTCTTTAACTGGCAGCCATCGGGTCAGAACAGTGACACGGCAAAAAACCTGGTAACCGGAACATATACTGTTACCGCTACCGATACAAAAGGTTGTTTTGCGGATCTTGATGTTACGATTTCAAGTCCGCCGAAAATACTGATAGCTCCTTCGGTTACACCGGTGAGCTGTTATGGTTTCAGCGATGGCGCAATCACCACTTCGGTAAGTCAGGGCGTTGCACCTTACCAGTATTACTGGGTGAATAGCGGACAGGTAACATCAGCTATTAACTCATTGCCTGAGGGTAGTTATTCATTGCTCGTTACAGATGATTCAGGTTGCCAGCAACTGGATACTTTTTATGTTTCACAACCTGATTCACTTACAGGGATTTTGGCTATCACTCCCCCAAGTTGCCCTTCCGCCAACGATGGCGGCGTGGCAGCTGTGATGACAGGAGGCACTACGCCTTATGCTTTTATCTGGAACAACAATCCGTTGATGAATACACCGTCACTTGTTAATCTCGCGCAAGGTTACTTTTCAGTGCTGGTTACTGATGCCAACAATTGCAACGTGACCATTGCCGAATATGTGAAAGCATTACCTGACCTGGTGATTAATGCCGGAATGGATGTCTCCATTGAATTGGGCCATAGCACCATTTTAAATGCACAGGTCGACAGGTTTGGTGATTTTGATTTCCAATGGAAGCCGCCTTATAATCTTTCCGATAGTCTTTCCTGGACAACCTATGCTTATCCTTTTCAGACAACTGAATATGTAGTGGAAGTAACGGATCCTGCTTCCGGTTGTGTGGGCAGCGACACTGTTACAGTAATACTGCTGCCTTCAGGCTATGTGCTCGTGCCCAGTGCTTTTACACCTAACAACGATGGATTGAATGACCTGCTATTCCCGGTATCCGGCGAACTGGTGGAAATCACATCATTCAAGATTTTTAATCGCTGGGGACAGGTTGTCTTTTCAGGAACAGCAGAAGGATGGGATGGTACTTTTCATGGAAAGCCTGAGGAAACAGCCGCTTATGTATATGAAGTGCACTACCTTATTGAAGGTCGTGATGGCCAGTCATATACCACTTCGGGCAGCGTTATGCTGATCAGGTAA
- a CDS encoding T9SS type A sorting domain-containing protein: MRRLLLVTGSISLVFFFLMAAYDPYSRPEGKEGHEDGERGIAGAVEWWKTVRTSEQTGEMDFAAMYAAQQQADAMSATRSLGIQWEEMGPDNVGGRARAILFDKDHQGVVFAGGVSGGIWKSTNGGQSWVKVDDFLESLVVTTIVQASNGDIYFGTGEALYGIGLNNPTGFSAFGFPGKGIWKSTDGGNTFVHLDSTTPASGNSTTEDWAFVSRLATSPTDANRIYASTNKGLRISADGGNTWTTADGPISSYSWDVRVGSDGYVHAVVGNKYYRSTTPNGDSFELRSGQGGFPNSGLGRIELCVASSNASYVYAVCINSGAQDLQGVYKSTDGGLNWTQIGPGGSVNFNPPGQQGTYDICINALPTDPEVIYVGGQLSMWKYSPSLGWFTVSNWLGEFFDLDIFIHADMHGIEFNPFNPAEMFVACDGGLFRTGTANNVYPIFSDLNRNFNVTQAYSVSAAPTGEVLFGTQDNGTNYIDFLGNTMMSSTELQGGDGGNTEIGRINPNAFFAALPAGTVTRSSTPGGGFNLFYDDRIDATGDGAVDEGADWLTPFALWEQPDTARTFYALGAGGVGGSSGHMWFTKGAMDFGVSPDWFRFPVTSGWVTCVAFSNDGNTVFAGTSNGMIYRYSNLLAVDDANSFRYPSISSTAAAWNAVDSGITVLSAPVESGRYLRWIAVDPSDPNNVIVTAARYGNDANIWRSTNAMGTTMTFSDITDNLPKMPVWSAVVDVENPNRIIIGTDLGVYARDLSNSDGWSEENGGMARVPVMVVKQVPYYGKPYLYIGTYGRGVFRSGSLVGIQPVSSGISNMMLFPNPVQDKATIRISLSKSGPVEIRIYNLQGEMVQQLNERNLSKGESTVEINTSNLKTGTYLLSATSGTSSFNQKMTVIR; this comes from the coding sequence ATGAGACGTTTACTACTAGTTACCGGATCAATCTCGCTGGTGTTTTTCTTTTTAATGGCTGCGTATGATCCATATAGTCGCCCGGAGGGAAAGGAAGGGCATGAAGATGGCGAACGCGGAATAGCAGGAGCAGTAGAGTGGTGGAAAACCGTTCGTACCAGTGAACAAACCGGTGAAATGGATTTTGCAGCAATGTATGCTGCACAGCAACAGGCGGATGCCATGAGCGCCACACGGAGCCTGGGCATTCAATGGGAAGAAATGGGGCCTGATAATGTAGGAGGAAGAGCGCGCGCTATATTATTTGATAAGGATCATCAGGGTGTTGTATTTGCCGGCGGTGTATCGGGTGGCATCTGGAAAAGCACGAACGGCGGCCAGTCCTGGGTAAAAGTGGATGACTTTTTGGAATCATTGGTGGTGACAACCATCGTGCAGGCAAGCAACGGAGATATTTATTTCGGAACAGGAGAGGCATTGTATGGTATTGGGTTGAACAATCCCACTGGCTTCAGTGCATTCGGTTTTCCGGGTAAAGGCATATGGAAATCAACGGACGGAGGCAATACATTTGTCCACCTGGATTCCACCACACCTGCAAGCGGCAACTCAACAACAGAAGACTGGGCATTTGTAAGCAGACTCGCAACAAGTCCCACCGATGCCAACAGGATTTATGCTTCAACGAATAAAGGATTGCGTATATCTGCCGATGGCGGAAATACATGGACAACTGCTGACGGCCCGATCAGTTCTTATTCATGGGATGTGCGAGTGGGAAGTGATGGATATGTGCATGCCGTGGTAGGAAATAAATACTACAGATCTACCACACCCAATGGCGACAGTTTTGAACTTCGCTCCGGGCAGGGAGGATTTCCAAACAGCGGCCTTGGAAGAATAGAATTATGTGTGGCCTCTTCCAATGCATCTTATGTGTACGCTGTTTGTATCAACAGCGGAGCGCAGGATTTACAAGGTGTTTATAAATCAACTGACGGTGGCCTTAACTGGACGCAGATAGGCCCTGGAGGCAGCGTGAACTTCAATCCGCCCGGACAGCAAGGAACCTACGACATTTGTATTAATGCTTTGCCTACTGACCCGGAGGTGATATATGTCGGAGGGCAGCTTAGTATGTGGAAGTATTCACCTTCATTAGGCTGGTTCACGGTAAGCAACTGGTTAGGCGAATTTTTTGACCTCGATATCTTTATTCATGCCGATATGCATGGCATCGAATTCAATCCATTCAATCCTGCCGAAATGTTTGTTGCATGTGATGGCGGTTTATTCAGAACGGGTACTGCCAACAATGTATATCCGATCTTCTCCGATCTCAACCGTAATTTTAATGTAACACAAGCCTATTCCGTATCAGCTGCACCTACCGGAGAAGTTCTTTTTGGTACCCAGGACAACGGAACAAACTATATTGATTTCCTTGGGAATACCATGATGTCATCAACTGAATTGCAAGGTGGTGACGGCGGTAATACCGAAATAGGACGGATCAATCCCAATGCTTTTTTTGCTGCATTACCTGCCGGAACAGTTACAAGATCATCAACGCCCGGTGGCGGATTCAATCTTTTCTATGATGACCGTATAGATGCTACCGGCGACGGGGCCGTTGACGAAGGTGCAGACTGGCTCACACCTTTTGCTTTATGGGAACAACCGGATACGGCGAGAACTTTTTATGCATTGGGTGCAGGTGGTGTTGGCGGCAGTTCAGGGCATATGTGGTTCACTAAAGGAGCGATGGACTTTGGCGTAAGCCCTGATTGGTTCCGCTTTCCGGTGACAAGCGGTTGGGTAACCTGTGTTGCTTTTTCCAATGACGGGAATACCGTATTTGCCGGCACATCGAATGGCATGATTTATCGTTATTCCAACCTCCTGGCTGTAGATGATGCAAACAGCTTCCGGTATCCTTCCATTTCTTCAACAGCTGCTGCCTGGAATGCCGTGGACAGTGGCATCACCGTACTTTCTGCTCCGGTGGAAAGTGGCCGGTACCTCCGTTGGATTGCTGTTGACCCGAGTGATCCAAACAACGTAATTGTTACTGCCGCGCGCTATGGTAATGATGCCAATATCTGGCGATCCACCAATGCCATGGGTACAACCATGACCTTCAGCGATATCACCGATAACCTTCCGAAAATGCCTGTATGGTCAGCCGTGGTGGATGTGGAGAATCCCAACAGGATAATTATCGGAACAGATCTCGGTGTTTATGCACGTGATCTTTCAAACAGTGATGGCTGGTCGGAAGAAAATGGTGGCATGGCGAGAGTGCCGGTGATGGTTGTTAAACAGGTTCCTTATTATGGAAAACCGTATCTCTATATCGGCACTTACGGACGTGGTGTTTTCCGTTCCGGCAGCCTTGTGGGCATACAACCGGTTTCTTCCGGTATCAGTAACATGATGCTTTTCCCAAACCCTGTACAGGATAAGGCTACAATCAGAATTTCACTCAGTAAGAGCGGCCCTGTAGAAATCAGGATTTATAACCTGCAGGGTGAAATGGTGCAGCAGCTGAACGAGCGGAATTTATCCAAAGGTGAAAGCACTGTGGAGATTAATACATCAAATCTCAAAACAGGTACCTACCTGTTGAGCGCCACTTCCGGCACTTCTTCTTTCAATCAAAAGATGACGGTGATACGATAG
- the lipA gene encoding lipoyl synthase yields the protein MIEFNILPEKPQRLKKPDWLRVKLPTGENYRHVRGLVDHYKLHTICESGNCPNMGECWGAGTATFMILGNVCTRSCGFCAVYTGMPTELDWDEPKRVAEAIKLMGVKHAVLTSVNRDELKDGGAAIWAATVRAVRELNPATTMETLIPDFKGNMQSVDLIIEVKPEVVSHNMETISRLYRKVRPQAKYERSLAVIRRLKDGDIRTKSGIMAGLGETKEEVFEVMDDLREAGCDVLTIGQYLQPTRNHLEVIEWVHPDTFKLYEEAGLSKGFKYVESAPLVRSSYHAEKHVV from the coding sequence ATGATTGAATTCAATATTCTTCCGGAGAAACCGCAACGATTAAAAAAACCTGACTGGCTTCGTGTCAAATTGCCGACAGGAGAAAACTACCGTCATGTGCGCGGGCTCGTGGATCATTACAAATTACATACGATCTGCGAAAGCGGTAATTGCCCAAACATGGGAGAATGCTGGGGAGCAGGAACAGCGACTTTTATGATTCTCGGCAACGTATGTACCCGCTCCTGCGGATTTTGTGCCGTGTACACCGGTATGCCTACAGAACTGGATTGGGATGAACCTAAAAGAGTGGCGGAAGCCATTAAACTGATGGGTGTAAAACACGCGGTGCTCACTTCTGTCAATCGCGATGAGCTGAAAGACGGAGGCGCCGCTATCTGGGCAGCAACAGTACGTGCCGTACGTGAGTTGAACCCTGCAACAACAATGGAAACCCTGATACCTGATTTTAAGGGTAACATGCAAAGCGTTGACTTAATAATTGAGGTGAAACCGGAAGTAGTATCTCACAATATGGAAACTATTAGCCGTCTTTACCGGAAGGTACGCCCTCAGGCAAAATATGAACGCAGTCTTGCTGTCATCAGGCGTTTAAAGGATGGGGACATCAGAACCAAATCGGGTATCATGGCGGGACTGGGCGAGACGAAAGAAGAGGTTTTTGAAGTGATGGATGATCTTAGGGAAGCAGGTTGCGATGTATTAACGATCGGCCAATATCTTCAGCCAACCCGCAATCACCTGGAGGTGATAGAATGGGTGCACCCTGATACTTTTAAATTATATGAAGAAGCCGGCCTTTCAAAGGGTTTTAAATATGTGGAAAGTGCACCGTTGGTACGCTCATCGTATCATGCGGAGAAACATGTGGTGTAA
- a CDS encoding TonB-dependent receptor yields MKHFLLIVVMLSAAAEAIGQSGIIRGKVFDAINNQPIEFATVIIQGTANGAGTDSAGNFELKSLAPGLYNIQVTSVGYKPKTVFEITVTNARPAEVSVPMESVVKELDEVTIKADAFNKSEESPVSLRTIGVNEIQRNPGGNRDISKVIQSFPGVAQTVSFRNDVIIRGGAPNENRFYLDEIEVPNINHFQTQGGSGGPVGMINVDFIQDVEFYSGAFPANKGNALSSLFEFRQKDGRSDHFGLSATLGSSDLGLTLEGPIGKKSTVIFSVRRSYLQFLFKALALPFLPTYNDYQLKYKFKFDRKNELSIISLGALDQFKLNLGADSTDLQRYILGNLPVNNQWNYTIGAVYKHFGKHNFVTGVLSRNMLNNEAEKYFNNDDSNPSNLLYNYQSQEIENKLRLENNYYRNKLKINYGGGYEFVKYNNSTFDKQADPDGNIYNIDFTSDISFSKYALFGQVTYPFFDRRLVLSAGLRTDFNNYASSMSNPLRQLSPRLAATYNISDAFNFNFSTGIYYQLPPYTVLGYRNNEGELVNKQHEITYISCSHIIAGFEFYSQSNGRISLEGFYKSYGNYPFILSDSISLANLGADFGVIGNTEVNSTSSGRSYGLELLLQQKLFKGFYGLASVTYVRSEFKDKHDVFIASSWDSRIIVSLTAGKKFGKNWELGMKWRLTGGSPYTPYDIPLSSQIPVWDVYGQGLPDYDYLNTERLPVSHQLDARLDKKWFFKKFNLNLYLDVQNVYAFDATLPPYLDVKRDDAGNPLVDPLNEGSYQTYLLENTTGTVLPSVGIIFEL; encoded by the coding sequence ATGAAACACTTCCTTTTAATCGTGGTAATGTTGTCGGCAGCGGCAGAGGCAATAGGGCAGTCGGGCATTATCCGCGGAAAGGTATTTGATGCAATCAATAATCAGCCAATTGAATTCGCAACAGTTATTATACAAGGCACCGCTAATGGCGCCGGAACGGATTCAGCCGGAAATTTTGAACTGAAAAGCCTTGCGCCAGGCCTTTACAACATCCAGGTTACTTCGGTAGGTTATAAACCGAAGACAGTTTTTGAAATTACTGTCACCAATGCCCGGCCTGCGGAGGTAAGTGTTCCCATGGAATCAGTAGTTAAAGAACTGGACGAGGTGACCATCAAAGCCGATGCATTTAATAAATCGGAGGAAAGCCCGGTCTCCCTTCGTACCATTGGTGTGAATGAGATTCAGCGCAATCCCGGGGGCAACCGCGATATATCAAAAGTGATTCAATCCTTTCCAGGTGTCGCACAGACCGTTTCTTTTCGCAATGATGTCATCATACGCGGCGGCGCTCCCAATGAAAACCGGTTTTATCTTGATGAAATAGAAGTGCCGAACATCAACCACTTTCAGACGCAGGGCGGTTCCGGCGGACCGGTGGGAATGATTAATGTTGATTTTATCCAGGACGTGGAATTTTATTCCGGCGCCTTTCCAGCCAATAAAGGAAATGCACTCAGCTCGCTTTTTGAGTTCAGGCAGAAAGACGGCAGAAGCGATCATTTCGGTCTTTCCGCAACGCTGGGCTCCAGCGACCTTGGGCTTACACTGGAAGGACCTATCGGTAAAAAATCTACGGTTATCTTCTCTGTTCGCAGGTCGTACCTTCAGTTTTTGTTCAAAGCACTGGCGCTGCCGTTCCTGCCGACGTACAATGACTACCAGTTGAAGTATAAATTTAAATTCGATCGTAAAAACGAGCTGAGTATTATTTCACTCGGTGCTTTGGATCAGTTCAAGCTCAATCTTGGCGCCGATTCAACAGATCTTCAGCGGTACATCCTGGGAAATCTGCCGGTGAACAACCAATGGAATTACACAATTGGTGCAGTGTATAAGCACTTTGGCAAGCATAATTTTGTCACGGGAGTGCTCAGCAGAAACATGCTGAACAATGAAGCCGAAAAATATTTTAATAACGACGACAGTAACCCTTCCAACCTGTTGTACAACTACCAGTCACAGGAGATTGAGAACAAACTGCGCCTTGAAAACAACTACTACCGGAACAAGCTGAAAATAAATTACGGCGGTGGATATGAATTCGTAAAATACAACAACAGCACTTTTGATAAGCAGGCAGACCCTGACGGAAACATCTATAACATTGATTTCACTTCCGACATTTCTTTCAGTAAATACGCACTGTTTGGACAGGTTACTTACCCGTTCTTCGACCGGCGGTTAGTGTTATCAGCAGGCCTGCGCACAGATTTTAACAACTATGCTTCCTCCATGAGCAATCCACTCCGTCAATTGTCACCGAGGCTGGCTGCAACCTACAATATCAGCGATGCGTTTAACTTTAATTTCAGTACAGGTATCTATTATCAGTTGCCGCCATATACAGTGCTCGGCTATCGCAACAATGAGGGCGAACTGGTTAACAAACAGCATGAGATAACCTATATATCCTGTAGTCATATCATTGCCGGGTTTGAGTTTTACTCGCAAAGCAATGGCCGCATTTCGCTGGAAGGATTTTACAAATCATATGGTAATTACCCGTTCATATTAAGTGATTCCATCTCCCTGGCCAACCTCGGCGCCGACTTTGGCGTAATTGGTAATACGGAGGTTAATTCAACATCAAGCGGCAGGAGCTATGGACTTGAATTGCTCCTGCAACAAAAGTTATTCAAAGGTTTTTACGGATTGGCTTCCGTGACGTATGTGAGGAGTGAGTTTAAAGATAAGCACGATGTCTTTATAGCATCGTCCTGGGACAGCAGGATAATCGTTTCTCTCACAGCAGGAAAAAAGTTTGGCAAAAACTGGGAACTGGGCATGAAGTGGCGGCTGACAGGCGGATCGCCTTACACACCGTATGATATTCCCTTGTCATCACAGATTCCTGTCTGGGATGTATATGGACAGGGCCTGCCGGATTATGATTACCTGAATACCGAACGGCTGCCCGTTTCACATCAGCTGGATGCACGGCTCGATAAGAAATGGTTTTTCAAAAAATTCAATCTTAACCTTTATCTGGATGTGCAGAATGTATATGCTTTCGATGCTACTTTGCCGCCCTACCTCGATGTGAAGAGAGATGATGCCGGCAACCCGCTGGTGGATCCGCTCAATGAAGGTTCTTATCAAACTTATCTTTTGGAAAACACTACCGGTACGGTGCTGCCTTCGGTCGGAATTATTTTCGAGCTATAA
- a CDS encoding class I SAM-dependent methyltransferase encodes MKEYFEANRKLWNERTPVHEKSAFYNMQEFKSGVNSLMPIELAEVGSVTGKKLLHLQCHFGLDTLSWHRLGAIVTGVDFSEVAIETARKLAAEVHAEAAFICSNVYDLDQHLQETFDIVFTSYGVIGWLPDLDKWAAVIARSLRTGGVFYIAEFHPVVWMFDNDFEKIKYAYHNTSVIKEEESGTYADPGAGIRTTSYTWNHGLGEVVTALVSHGLQIEFLHEFPFSPYNCFQKTVKGADGNYRIKHLENLLPLMYSIRATKL; translated from the coding sequence ATGAAAGAATATTTTGAAGCCAACAGGAAATTGTGGAATGAACGTACACCCGTGCATGAAAAATCGGCCTTCTACAACATGCAGGAATTTAAGAGCGGCGTCAATAGCCTGATGCCAATCGAGCTGGCTGAAGTTGGTTCCGTGACCGGTAAAAAACTGCTTCACCTGCAATGTCATTTTGGATTGGATACACTCTCCTGGCATAGACTGGGTGCCATTGTCACCGGCGTTGATTTTTCAGAAGTGGCCATTGAGACCGCGAGGAAACTGGCCGCAGAGGTACATGCAGAAGCTGCGTTTATCTGTTCGAATGTATACGACCTTGATCAGCATTTACAGGAAACCTTCGATATAGTGTTCACATCCTATGGCGTGATCGGCTGGTTGCCTGACCTTGATAAATGGGCGGCAGTCATTGCCCGTTCATTGCGAACCGGAGGCGTCTTTTATATAGCAGAATTTCATCCCGTCGTGTGGATGTTTGACAATGACTTTGAGAAAATCAAATATGCCTATCACAACACATCAGTAATTAAAGAAGAAGAATCGGGTACCTATGCTGATCCCGGTGCCGGTATCAGGACTACTTCCTATACCTGGAATCACGGACTTGGTGAAGTAGTAACAGCGCTTGTTTCGCATGGTTTGCAAATTGAATTCCTGCACGAATTTCCATTCTCTCCATACAATTGCTTTCAGAAAACCGTTAAAGGTGCCGACGGAAACTACCGGATTAAGCACCTGGAAAATCTCCTGCCCTTGATGTATTCGATTCGAGCCACCAAACTTTAA
- a CDS encoding ATP-binding cassette domain-containing protein, which yields MIILKEVVKSYGSSAVVQVPLFQLDHGIHWLKGINGSGKTTLMKLMAGLLPFEGDVLLNTSVSIKKNRMQYLRLVSYAEAEPLYPPFLSGKDLLHLFIKSKGADKEQAEGLVDILQVNSFINQPAGTYSSGMMKKISLLLAFTGHPKLILLDEPLVTIDDNTIPAINRLIHDYHVKHGVTFLLTSHQAFDATAFPITHKLLMEDHTIKILS from the coding sequence ATGATAATACTAAAAGAAGTCGTGAAATCATATGGATCATCAGCGGTGGTGCAGGTGCCGTTGTTTCAGCTGGATCATGGCATTCACTGGCTGAAGGGTATCAACGGATCTGGTAAAACTACATTGATGAAATTGATGGCCGGGCTTTTGCCCTTTGAAGGTGATGTGCTGCTGAACACATCAGTTTCCATAAAGAAAAACAGGATGCAATATCTGCGCCTCGTCAGTTATGCGGAGGCCGAGCCGCTTTATCCGCCATTTTTAAGTGGCAAGGATCTGTTGCATCTGTTTATAAAATCAAAAGGTGCTGACAAAGAGCAAGCCGAAGGATTGGTGGATATATTACAGGTAAATTCATTTATTAATCAGCCGGCGGGAACCTATTCAAGCGGCATGATGAAAAAGATTTCGCTGCTGCTCGCATTCACCGGACATCCGAAACTTATATTACTCGATGAACCGCTCGTTACGATTGATGATAATACCATACCGGCTATCAACCGTCTCATTCATGACTACCACGTGAAGCATGGTGTTACCTTCCTGCTTACTTCACACCAGGCATTTGATGCAACTGCCTTTCCCATCACACACAAGCTGCTGATGGAAGATCATACCATCAAAATACTGTCATGA